A genomic segment from Neobacillus sp. YX16 encodes:
- a CDS encoding PadR family transcriptional regulator yields MFNRELVKGSTSLILLQLLNERDMYGYELVKELERRSDNGLSVKEGTLYPALHKLEKQEYIECYWQEQEKGPARKYYQITDAGKEVLNKKTREWQDFVKVMNKVIGRSKHGTAEE; encoded by the coding sequence ATGTTTAATCGTGAACTTGTAAAGGGAAGTACTTCATTAATCTTGCTTCAATTGTTAAATGAAAGAGATATGTATGGATACGAATTGGTGAAAGAATTAGAGCGGCGAAGTGATAATGGCTTAAGCGTTAAAGAGGGGACATTATATCCAGCTTTGCACAAGCTTGAAAAACAAGAGTATATAGAGTGCTATTGGCAGGAGCAGGAAAAAGGGCCCGCTCGGAAATACTACCAAATTACAGATGCCGGAAAAGAAGTACTGAATAAAAAAACCCGTGAATGGCAGGATTTTGTAAAGGTGATGAACAAGGTAATAGGGAGATCAAAGCATGGAACGGCCGAAGAATAA
- a CDS encoding DUF4173 domain-containing protein, which yields MELKIGKSDCIFLLLCMLLGIVAEEAFFRAEIGISYLVFIVAFYGLFFFRYRRVSFSHQRFGYLVLICIWLLAASYFINDNMYFYALNIIAIPVLVFFHLVLVTSQKSIRWNKPAFITYLFLKLGGAIKYNFVFASLLGKVFKQGVDESKFQVWKKVSIGILISIPVLMVVLLLLMSADTQFEKMVGGIPHWFQVIDAEVVFRIIVVLFYSFAFFGLMQVLMKKQINVMNQNGDQLTFKMDAVITITVLVLINAVYVLFTIVQFKYFFSGSLQGDFTYAEYARKGFFELLFVTLINLSITVLVLTFVKSTIGFIKRFIQVLLTTLVLSSAVLLSSAFMRLSMYEDAYGFTFIRVMAHSFMIFLVVIFMYTLIKIWIEKLSLFHFYFISALLYYTVMNVINVEQIIVTKNIERYEQSGKIDLHYLNSLSYTGIIGLIELYKENPQLPGLKNVLHERKNEANLSNYSWQSYNLKRVQANEELIKLHLE from the coding sequence ATGGAATTGAAAATAGGCAAATCAGATTGTATCTTTTTATTGTTGTGTATGCTGTTAGGAATTGTGGCAGAGGAAGCTTTTTTTAGAGCTGAAATAGGCATATCCTACCTAGTGTTTATTGTTGCCTTTTATGGCTTGTTTTTTTTCCGATACCGCCGTGTTTCCTTCTCTCACCAGCGATTCGGTTATCTAGTATTGATTTGTATCTGGCTGTTGGCTGCTAGCTATTTTATTAATGATAATATGTACTTTTATGCTTTGAATATTATCGCAATCCCAGTACTCGTTTTTTTTCATCTCGTATTAGTAACAAGTCAAAAAAGCATTCGTTGGAATAAACCTGCCTTTATTACCTACTTATTTTTGAAATTAGGTGGTGCAATAAAGTATAATTTCGTATTTGCGTCACTTTTGGGAAAGGTTTTTAAACAGGGTGTCGACGAAAGTAAGTTTCAAGTGTGGAAAAAGGTTTCAATTGGAATATTGATTTCCATTCCTGTTTTGATGGTTGTCTTATTGCTGCTTATGTCTGCAGATACTCAATTTGAAAAGATGGTAGGGGGAATTCCACATTGGTTTCAAGTAATTGATGCTGAAGTAGTTTTTCGTATCATCGTAGTTTTGTTTTATTCTTTTGCTTTCTTTGGTCTTATGCAGGTTCTGATGAAGAAACAAATAAATGTAATGAATCAGAATGGCGATCAACTAACCTTTAAAATGGATGCGGTCATTACCATTACTGTCCTAGTGTTAATAAATGCGGTATATGTCCTCTTTACTATTGTTCAATTTAAATACTTCTTTAGTGGGTCGCTGCAAGGAGACTTCACCTATGCTGAATATGCAAGAAAAGGCTTTTTTGAACTTTTATTTGTTACTCTGATTAATCTTTCGATTACTGTACTTGTTTTAACCTTTGTTAAAAGCACGATAGGTTTCATAAAAAGATTTATTCAAGTGCTGCTAACCACTCTTGTCCTTTCGAGTGCTGTGTTATTGAGTTCAGCTTTCATGCGTTTAAGCATGTACGAAGACGCATATGGGTTTACCTTCATAAGAGTGATGGCACATTCGTTTATGATTTTTCTTGTTGTCATTTTCATGTATACCTTAATTAAGATTTGGATTGAGAAACTTTCCTTATTTCACTTTTATTTTATAAGCGCCTTACTCTATTACACTGTGATGAACGTAATAAATGTCGAGCAAATTATCGTGACAAAGAATATTGAACGATATGAACAAAGTGGGAAAATTGATTTGCATTATCTAAATAGCTTATCTTACACAGGTATTATAGGGTTAATTGAGTTATATAAAGAAAACCCTCAACTTCCGGGCTTAAAAAATGTATTACATGAAAGAAAAAATGAAGCAAATCTAAGCAATTATTCTTGGCAGTCCTATAACCTAAAAAGAGTTCAAGCAAATGAAGAATTAATAAAACTCCATTTAGAATAA
- a CDS encoding DinB family protein codes for MKRKDVLLEQFLCCQKKSHWFVSFEKAVAGLTPEQANWKKTDSENSIWEIICHLVFWNQRFLNRFKTNENPKMEGNNDTTFTIFKEMEWEQVLERFNAVIADWYETIENCEDEKLDQYISEDSKETWLESLSSITLHNAYHIGQIVTIRKMQGSWDPEHGLS; via the coding sequence ATGAAACGTAAAGATGTATTACTTGAACAATTTCTTTGTTGTCAAAAAAAGAGTCATTGGTTTGTTTCTTTTGAAAAAGCAGTCGCTGGATTAACTCCGGAGCAAGCCAACTGGAAAAAGACTGATTCCGAGAATTCTATTTGGGAAATTATTTGCCATTTAGTTTTTTGGAATCAACGTTTCTTAAACCGCTTTAAAACCAATGAAAATCCAAAGATGGAAGGAAATAATGATACCACTTTTACTATCTTTAAAGAGATGGAATGGGAGCAAGTCTTAGAGCGCTTTAATGCGGTAATCGCAGACTGGTATGAAACCATTGAGAATTGTGAAGATGAGAAGCTTGATCAATATATTAGTGAAGATTCGAAAGAAACATGGTTAGAATCACTATCGAGTATTACCCTTCATAACGCTTATCATATCGGACAAATCGTTACCATTCGTAAAATGCAAGGGTCATGGGACCCCGAACATGGATTAAGTTAA
- a CDS encoding 3-hydroxyacyl-CoA dehydrogenase NAD-binding domain-containing protein encodes MNICIVGGGLMGSGIGQVTAQANLNVTIIDITDESLEISKKRITDSLERFVRKNRIESVDAVLDNITFSTEMNALSFADVIIEAVPEKLDLKKGIFEQIDELAKEDCLLASNTSCLSITEIASVTSRPEKVIGMHFFSPVPMMPLLEIVKGYKTSEETYERARELGEKLGKRMVVAQKDYPGFLMNRIWLPMVNEACYAVMEGVGTPEEIDQGFIDGYGHTMGPLKTIDMAGLDITLWALDALYEGFNDSKYRPCPLLKKMVEAGDLGRKTGKGFYTYN; translated from the coding sequence ATGAATATTTGTATAGTGGGTGGAGGCTTAATGGGTTCTGGCATTGGCCAGGTTACCGCTCAAGCCAATTTAAATGTAACGATAATTGATATAACAGACGAATCATTAGAAATATCAAAAAAAAGAATAACTGATTCTCTAGAACGTTTTGTAAGGAAAAATCGAATTGAAAGTGTTGATGCAGTTTTAGATAATATCACGTTTTCAACAGAAATGAATGCGTTATCATTTGCGGATGTCATTATTGAAGCAGTACCTGAAAAGCTGGACCTTAAAAAGGGAATCTTTGAGCAAATTGATGAACTAGCAAAAGAAGATTGTTTGCTCGCATCCAATACGTCCTGTTTATCCATTACCGAGATTGCAAGTGTGACGTCCAGACCTGAAAAGGTTATTGGAATGCATTTCTTTAGTCCAGTTCCGATGATGCCATTACTAGAAATTGTCAAAGGCTATAAAACATCAGAGGAAACCTATGAGCGTGCTAGAGAGCTCGGTGAAAAGCTCGGGAAACGCATGGTTGTTGCACAAAAGGATTATCCAGGCTTTTTAATGAATCGAATTTGGTTACCGATGGTAAATGAAGCGTGTTACGCGGTCATGGAGGGTGTAGGAACTCCAGAGGAAATTGATCAAGGTTTTATTGATGGATATGGACATACAATGGGACCTCTTAAAACAATCGATATGGCTGGATTAGATATCACCTTATGGGCGCTGGACGCATTATATGAAGGCTTCAATGATTCGAAATATCGACCTTGTCCCTTATTAAAGAAGATGGTAGAAGCTGGTGATCTTGGAAGAAAAACGGGTAAAGGTTTTTATACTTACAATTAA
- a CDS encoding enoyl-CoA hydratase-related protein yields MEKVLLSKIVDGIAVFEIYRPPYNPLNQEVIDEMASFLQEIYANPDVRVLVIVGSGEKAFSAGADINQFVSRLGKKDISLSMNFHRTFELLTQLPIPVIAALKGHVLGGGLELTLSCDFRICDPDTKLGLPEVNLGIFPGAGGTQRLPRIVGKSKAMEMMMFGTSIDAEEAQRIGIINRIVPVGSVEEEAMNWAYRLKEQPRLSLNQIKKAVNRGTEMSIADAIRYEMELFAEMFTSEDTKEGVQAFLEKRKANFKEKVE; encoded by the coding sequence ATGGAAAAAGTACTTTTAAGTAAAATCGTAGATGGTATTGCAGTTTTTGAGATTTATAGACCTCCCTATAATCCATTAAATCAAGAGGTTATAGACGAAATGGCTTCCTTTTTACAGGAAATTTACGCAAATCCTGATGTTCGGGTATTGGTTATTGTGGGTTCAGGAGAAAAGGCATTTTCAGCTGGGGCTGATATTAATCAATTTGTCTCTCGTTTAGGTAAAAAAGACATATCATTATCCATGAATTTTCACCGTACCTTTGAATTGTTAACACAGCTACCAATCCCTGTCATTGCTGCATTGAAGGGGCATGTGCTAGGTGGGGGATTAGAACTTACACTATCCTGCGATTTTCGAATTTGTGATCCGGACACAAAGCTTGGTCTTCCGGAGGTCAATCTTGGAATTTTCCCAGGAGCAGGTGGAACTCAACGGTTACCAAGAATCGTAGGAAAATCAAAGGCAATGGAAATGATGATGTTTGGTACATCAATTGATGCCGAAGAAGCACAACGAATTGGAATAATTAATCGAATTGTGCCAGTAGGTTCTGTAGAAGAAGAAGCGATGAATTGGGCATATCGTTTAAAGGAACAACCTAGATTATCTCTTAATCAGATTAAGAAGGCAGTTAATCGTGGAACCGAAATGTCAATTGCGGATGCAATCCGTTATGAAATGGAATTATTTGCTGAGATGTTTACTAGTGAGGATACAAAAGAAGGGGTTCAAGCCTTTTTAGAAAAAAGAAAAGCTAACTTCAAGGAGAAGGTGGAGTAG
- a CDS encoding thiolase family protein codes for MKNVYVIEGARTPFGAFGGSLKNVDVTRLGVIATEEAVRRSNIPKEDIEQTFFGNVIHTSSNSSFLARHISLGAGIPETSPALTVNRLCGSGLQAVVNAAQAILLDEASGAIAGGSENMSMSPHVVRDIRFNNIKMGVPHFEDMLLSTLTDQHCGLGMGITAENLAEKYGISREEQEDFAILSQSRTQIAKEKGIFAEESAAVRDANGNIILAEDEHPKSDVTVEKLRRLRPSFKKDGTVTAATSSGINDGASALVLGDDKLIETHNVTPLARIVSWGIAGVDPTIMGIGPVPSTLQALKRANLKMKDIDVIEVNEAFAVQVLSVQRELGIDLEKLNVNGGAIALGHPVGASGARLLLTLAYELKRRNKRYGLASLCIGGGQGISVIIENVNA; via the coding sequence ATGAAAAATGTGTACGTAATTGAAGGTGCAAGAACGCCGTTTGGAGCATTCGGTGGGAGCTTAAAGAATGTTGATGTGACAAGGTTAGGTGTCATTGCAACAGAGGAAGCAGTAAGAAGAAGCAATATACCGAAAGAAGATATTGAACAAACCTTTTTCGGAAATGTGATCCATACAAGCTCTAATTCTTCCTTTTTGGCACGTCATATTTCATTAGGAGCAGGCATTCCCGAAACATCTCCAGCGCTTACCGTGAACCGTCTTTGTGGATCAGGTCTTCAAGCAGTAGTAAATGCCGCCCAAGCAATCCTACTAGATGAGGCGAGTGGTGCCATTGCAGGAGGCTCTGAAAATATGTCAATGAGCCCACATGTAGTGAGAGATATTCGATTTAATAACATCAAAATGGGAGTACCGCATTTCGAAGATATGCTATTATCAACCTTGACAGATCAGCATTGTGGGTTAGGAATGGGTATTACAGCAGAAAATTTAGCTGAAAAATATGGGATATCACGTGAGGAGCAAGAGGATTTTGCCATACTTAGTCAAAGCCGTACACAAATCGCAAAGGAAAAAGGGATATTTGCAGAAGAATCGGCAGCCGTTAGGGATGCGAATGGAAATATAATACTTGCGGAGGATGAGCATCCAAAATCTGATGTGACGGTTGAAAAGCTACGTAGGCTGCGCCCATCCTTTAAAAAGGATGGAACTGTAACTGCTGCCACATCGAGTGGAATTAATGATGGGGCAAGTGCGTTAGTATTAGGCGATGACAAATTAATTGAAACGCATAACGTGACACCATTAGCAAGGATTGTCTCCTGGGGAATTGCGGGTGTAGATCCAACCATTATGGGGATTGGTCCCGTTCCTTCTACGCTTCAGGCATTAAAACGAGCGAACCTTAAGATGAAGGATATTGATGTGATAGAAGTGAATGAGGCTTTTGCTGTTCAAGTACTAAGTGTCCAAAGGGAACTAGGAATTGATCTTGAAAAATTAAATGTCAATGGTGGAGCAATCGCGCTAGGTCACCCAGTAGGTGCAAGTGGAGCCCGATTATTACTAACACTTGCCTATGAATTAAAAAGAAGGAACAAGCGTTATGGATTAGCTAGCCTATGTATTGGTGGGGGACAAGGGATTTCAGTCATTATTGAAAATGTAAATGCATAG
- a CDS encoding long-chain fatty acid--CoA ligase, protein MNLDAALREHARTIPEQLAVGWEANSYTYKELDGKVQRLANQFRRNGIEKGDRIAIILPNCPEFILSYYACMRVGAISVPINPSFTPREYGVIINDSLPKYIVTNSDVYKKLLQVTMQEYPKYLLVEEYSHSFHDFLQGGVPVYIEYEMVEECTIIYTSGTTGTPKGAVLTHDNLYHNAKTFAEAFGMTNKDKTLIVAPLFHSAAQSNCLNTMIYSGGYSYLLPRWKSSENTLLTMEKEEITFFFGPPTMYTYILNDPNISEYHIKVRNAYTGASPLPAEIFNKWYETFGFKIVEGYGLTETSPVVTVNPPYGIKKLRSVGLPIKDVEVKIVNELFEEVKTGKPGELLVKGSNVMKGYWNRPEENEAAFVDGWFRTGDIAKKDHEGYIYIVDRKKDMIIRSGFNVYPREIEEVLYQHPAVLEAAVIGYPDADKGELVKAVVTIKDESLGYIADELKEYCREYLANYKVPEKIEIVKELPKTATGKILKTKLREIYQH, encoded by the coding sequence ATGAACTTAGATGCCGCATTGCGGGAGCACGCTAGAACAATTCCAGAACAGTTAGCCGTTGGTTGGGAGGCTAACTCTTATACGTACAAGGAATTGGATGGAAAGGTTCAAAGACTGGCCAATCAATTTCGTAGGAATGGTATAGAAAAGGGAGACCGAATTGCTATTATTCTACCTAACTGCCCAGAGTTTATTCTTTCGTATTATGCATGTATGCGAGTAGGGGCTATATCAGTTCCTATTAATCCTTCCTTTACACCTAGAGAGTATGGTGTGATTATCAATGATAGTCTTCCAAAGTATATCGTTACCAATTCGGATGTGTACAAGAAACTATTACAAGTAACCATGCAAGAATATCCAAAATATTTACTAGTTGAGGAGTATTCACATTCCTTTCATGATTTCTTACAAGGAGGAGTACCCGTATATATTGAGTATGAAATGGTCGAGGAATGTACCATCATTTATACATCTGGTACGACAGGTACACCAAAGGGTGCTGTCCTAACTCATGATAATTTATATCATAATGCCAAGACCTTTGCGGAAGCCTTTGGAATGACAAACAAGGATAAAACCTTAATCGTCGCACCGTTATTTCATTCAGCAGCCCAAAGCAATTGCTTAAATACAATGATCTATAGTGGGGGTTACAGCTACCTATTACCTCGCTGGAAATCAAGTGAAAATACACTTCTGACAATGGAGAAGGAAGAAATTACGTTCTTTTTCGGCCCACCCACGATGTACACGTATATCTTAAATGATCCAAATATTTCAGAATACCATATAAAAGTACGAAATGCCTATACAGGTGCAAGTCCTCTGCCAGCAGAGATTTTTAATAAATGGTATGAAACCTTTGGTTTCAAAATTGTTGAAGGCTACGGATTAACGGAAACCTCTCCTGTTGTTACTGTTAATCCGCCATATGGAATAAAAAAACTACGAAGTGTAGGTCTACCGATTAAAGACGTTGAAGTGAAAATTGTCAATGAACTCTTCGAAGAAGTTAAAACTGGAAAACCTGGAGAATTGCTAGTAAAAGGATCAAATGTCATGAAGGGATATTGGAACCGACCAGAGGAAAATGAAGCTGCTTTTGTAGACGGATGGTTTCGAACTGGTGATATCGCAAAAAAAGATCACGAGGGCTACATTTATATCGTCGATCGGAAAAAGGATATGATTATTCGATCAGGTTTCAATGTGTATCCTAGAGAGATTGAAGAGGTTTTATATCAGCATCCTGCAGTACTAGAAGCAGCGGTGATTGGATATCCAGATGCTGATAAAGGAGAATTGGTAAAGGCCGTCGTAACAATAAAGGATGAAAGCTTGGGATATATTGCAGATGAGCTCAAGGAATATTGTAGAGAATACTTGGCAAACTATAAGGTTCCAGAAAAAATAGAAATCGTTAAAGAATTACCGAAAACAGCTACAGGTAAAATACTAAAAACAAAGCTGCGAGAAATTTATCAGCATTAA
- a CDS encoding sigma 54-interacting transcriptional regulator: MDIVKIKPVELDTLLEAVDQSYEGLLLSDIDGRILYANQAVEKISGFKNEEIIGKTPKEMEENGLIISQSMKILSKDPLTISQMLSTGREVFITSKPVYDKNGRVICYIANYQNLTMLNQLHKEHHKYIDINYTELQQLRSQFLQTEDWIGNSYKMRALKDRVRKVANTDAIVLIMGESGVGKEVVSKNIHKNSNRKDHPYIQINCAAIPEALIESELFGYEKGAFTGAMVTKPGLLEAANGGTILLDEIGEMPLHLQAKLLRVIQTKEIMRVGGTKAIQLDVRFLAATNRDLENLVIEGKFREDLYYRLNVIPIHIPPLKERKEDIILLIQYFLSKFNNKYSKKKLPSKQVEQMLVNYHWPGNVRQLENTIEHLVILTEDDLITSSSLPREFSKDIPDQPTKEVIPLKQLRENTEIKMIRFALSKYKSIREAAKHLDVDHSTLVRKMKKYGM; the protein is encoded by the coding sequence ATGGATATTGTCAAAATAAAACCGGTAGAGCTTGATACATTATTGGAAGCGGTTGACCAATCATATGAAGGTTTATTATTGTCTGATATTGATGGTAGAATTTTGTATGCCAATCAAGCAGTTGAAAAGATTTCAGGCTTTAAAAATGAAGAAATTATCGGAAAAACACCGAAGGAAATGGAAGAAAATGGTCTCATTATTAGTCAATCTATGAAAATATTATCAAAGGATCCATTAACCATCTCCCAAATGCTAAGTACAGGAAGAGAAGTGTTTATCACTAGTAAACCGGTCTATGACAAGAACGGAAGAGTAATCTGTTATATTGCAAATTATCAAAATCTGACTATGCTCAATCAATTACATAAAGAACATCATAAATATATAGATATCAATTATACTGAACTGCAGCAGCTCCGCTCTCAATTTTTACAAACAGAGGATTGGATCGGGAATTCCTATAAGATGAGAGCCCTAAAGGATAGGGTTCGTAAGGTAGCCAATACAGATGCCATTGTCCTTATCATGGGAGAATCAGGAGTTGGGAAAGAAGTTGTTTCGAAGAACATTCATAAAAATAGTAACCGTAAGGATCATCCTTATATCCAAATTAACTGTGCTGCCATTCCAGAAGCATTAATCGAATCTGAGCTTTTTGGCTATGAAAAAGGTGCCTTTACTGGTGCAATGGTAACAAAGCCAGGTTTATTAGAAGCTGCAAATGGTGGTACCATTCTATTGGATGAAATCGGGGAAATGCCTTTGCATCTTCAAGCAAAGCTTTTAAGAGTAATACAAACAAAAGAGATTATGAGAGTTGGTGGTACAAAAGCGATTCAATTAGATGTTCGTTTTTTAGCGGCAACAAATCGTGACCTCGAGAATCTTGTGATAGAAGGGAAATTTAGAGAGGATTTATATTATCGTTTAAATGTTATTCCGATTCATATACCACCATTAAAAGAGAGAAAAGAAGATATTATCCTATTAATTCAATATTTTTTAAGTAAGTTTAATAATAAGTATTCAAAAAAGAAGTTACCTTCTAAGCAGGTGGAACAAATGCTTGTAAATTATCATTGGCCAGGAAATGTAAGGCAGCTTGAGAATACAATTGAACATTTAGTAATATTAACAGAGGATGATTTGATTACATCAAGCTCGCTTCCAAGAGAATTTTCTAAGGACATTCCGGATCAGCCTACAAAAGAAGTGATTCCATTAAAACAGCTGCGTGAAAATACGGAAATTAAGATGATCAGGTTTGCACTATCTAAATATAAATCCATCAGAGAAGCAGCAAAACATTTAGATGTAGACCATTCGACTCTCGTTCGAAAAATGAAGAAATATGGGATGTAG
- a CDS encoding acyl-CoA dehydrogenase family protein: MLLTEQQEMIQMVAKRIAKEKIALSAKDVDEGGHLSWENVRIMGENGLFGVHVPEEYGGVGSDMVSHVAVVEEIAAVCASTSVTLSTQALTIAPFLIAGTEAQKRKYVTPLATGQVLGSFGITEPGAGSDVSSLKTTAVKSGDSYILNGHKVFITNAGESEIYVFVTRTSEERTRGISLFVVEKGTSGLTFGKKEDKMGIRGSVTREIFLENVVVPKENMIGEEGHGFKVLMNVFNETRPVVGAQATGIARGAYEYCLNYVKERKQFNRPLHQFQMVQAMLADMAMRIEASRLLVWKAASLIDQNSPNVIAQSSMAKCFASDTAMEVTTNAVQLLGGYGYIKDYPVERMMRDAKITQIYEGTNQIQRIIIANQLINQD, from the coding sequence GTGTTATTAACAGAACAACAGGAAATGATCCAAATGGTTGCTAAACGGATTGCAAAAGAAAAAATTGCTCTTTCTGCGAAAGATGTGGATGAGGGTGGTCACCTGTCTTGGGAGAATGTACGGATCATGGGTGAAAATGGTCTCTTTGGTGTACATGTTCCTGAGGAGTATGGCGGTGTTGGTTCGGATATGGTCAGTCATGTTGCAGTGGTTGAAGAGATTGCTGCTGTATGTGCCTCAACATCTGTTACCCTATCAACTCAGGCTTTAACAATCGCACCATTTCTTATTGCAGGGACAGAAGCACAGAAGAGAAAATATGTAACACCACTCGCGACCGGGCAGGTACTAGGTTCTTTTGGGATTACTGAGCCTGGAGCTGGTTCTGACGTTTCTAGTTTAAAGACAACAGCAGTGAAATCAGGAGATTCATATATTTTAAACGGGCATAAGGTGTTTATCACCAATGCTGGTGAATCTGAAATCTATGTGTTTGTTACAAGAACATCAGAGGAAAGAACGAGGGGAATTTCGCTATTTGTAGTAGAAAAGGGTACATCTGGATTAACCTTTGGGAAAAAAGAAGATAAGATGGGCATCCGTGGATCTGTCACAAGAGAAATTTTCCTAGAAAATGTTGTGGTTCCAAAGGAAAACATGATTGGCGAGGAAGGACATGGCTTTAAAGTTTTAATGAATGTATTTAATGAAACAAGACCAGTTGTGGGTGCTCAAGCAACAGGGATTGCACGTGGTGCCTATGAATATTGCTTAAATTATGTAAAGGAAAGAAAGCAATTCAATCGTCCATTGCATCAATTCCAAATGGTTCAAGCCATGCTGGCGGATATGGCAATGAGGATAGAAGCTTCTAGATTGCTAGTTTGGAAAGCTGCTTCGTTAATTGATCAAAACAGTCCAAACGTGATTGCCCAATCTTCAATGGCAAAATGCTTTGCTTCAGATACAGCCATGGAAGTCACAACCAATGCAGTCCAGTTGTTAGGTGGTTATGGCTATATCAAGGACTATCCTGTTGAACGAATGATGCGTGATGCCAAAATCACACAAATCTACGAAGGAACAAATCAAATTCAACGCATTATCATTGCGAACCAACTAATAAATCAAGATTAA
- a CDS encoding ABC transporter substrate-binding protein, whose amino-acid sequence MKNFKNVFSLLMVICLIVLSACNSDEANSGDNGKGSDTYEIGALFPLTGDLALLGEESFRGVELAVEEINNAGGVEGKKIKLVKADAGDPDAAQSEANRLINQEDVKTIVGSFSSGISFAATEVAERNGALYWELGAVADNVTDREYKNVLRINPPASFFSVVNINFIKDVVAKELGKNVGDLRVAIVHEDSSYGTTIAEEAKKLAGKEKINIVTTQGYSSGTNDLSSVVLNLKDAKPDVLIAVGYLNDAVLLARQSEELGFDVPVLLGNGGGHTMTDFRDAVGDLANGIFNIDFPQYQINREFTPGMDEFIEAYKEKYGHEPRSGHSLANYMGMKVVADIIGEVGEIDPEKLRDAALKYKVDPRTTATGWGVDFDSTTGQNMLGEPYLHQWVDGELITVWPEDVAVEAPSFE is encoded by the coding sequence ATGAAAAATTTTAAAAACGTATTCTCATTATTAATGGTCATCTGTTTAATCGTGTTATCAGCATGTAACTCAGATGAGGCAAACAGTGGTGACAATGGAAAAGGAAGCGACACCTATGAAATAGGAGCGTTATTTCCATTAACTGGTGATTTAGCATTACTAGGTGAAGAAAGCTTCCGTGGAGTAGAATTAGCCGTTGAAGAAATCAATAATGCTGGTGGTGTGGAAGGTAAGAAAATTAAGCTTGTAAAAGCAGATGCTGGGGATCCAGATGCTGCACAAAGTGAAGCTAACCGCTTGATTAACCAAGAAGACGTAAAAACAATTGTGGGATCTTTCTCTAGTGGAATTTCTTTTGCAGCTACAGAGGTAGCAGAGCGAAATGGTGCTCTCTATTGGGAGTTAGGTGCAGTAGCAGATAATGTCACAGACCGTGAGTATAAAAATGTGCTGCGTATTAATCCACCTGCATCCTTCTTTTCAGTTGTAAATATTAACTTTATTAAGGATGTCGTGGCTAAGGAATTAGGAAAAAATGTAGGAGATTTACGTGTTGCGATTGTACATGAGGATTCTTCCTATGGTACAACAATTGCTGAAGAAGCGAAAAAGCTTGCTGGTAAAGAAAAAATTAATATTGTCACTACACAAGGCTATAGCTCAGGGACGAATGATTTAAGCTCTGTAGTGTTAAACCTAAAGGATGCTAAACCAGATGTATTAATTGCTGTAGGATACTTAAATGATGCAGTATTACTTGCTAGACAAAGTGAAGAACTTGGTTTTGATGTCCCTGTCTTACTTGGTAATGGCGGAGGTCATACGATGACTGATTTCAGAGATGCAGTAGGTGATTTAGCTAATGGTATTTTCAATATTGACTTTCCGCAATATCAAATCAATCGTGAGTTCACTCCAGGGATGGATGAATTTATTGAAGCCTATAAAGAAAAGTATGGACATGAGCCACGCTCTGGACACTCGCTTGCAAACTATATGGGTATGAAGGTTGTTGCGGATATCATTGGCGAAGTTGGGGAAATAGACCCAGAGAAATTAAGAGATGCAGCCTTAAAGTATAAAGTTGATCCACGTACAACTGCTACTGGTTGGGGAGTGGATTTTGATTCAACTACTGGCCAAAACATGCTGGGAGAACCATATCTTCACCAATGGGTTGATGGTGAGTTAATTACAGTTTGGCCAGAGGACGTAGCTGTAGAAGCGCCTAGCTTTGAATAA